From the Carassius gibelio isolate Cgi1373 ecotype wild population from Czech Republic chromosome B25, carGib1.2-hapl.c, whole genome shotgun sequence genome, one window contains:
- the chchd3b gene encoding coiled-coil-helix-coiled-coil-helix domain containing 3b has translation MGGNISSRHVSFDPAFDEEGVTFVKGIRLSQRVIDRMKESPPVVHPQASPKSSTQSTAPVAPPVERLVPGEHQVPIIPHPPSYASTLVPPPVSVPIKPLVPLVTGTEETSAPPLNLVKSPESLPNPPPTGDEHVAILVPDPQPAVLPAEPINSPSPVSSEPITASPRVEPLTPIGSSVEPVTPIGSSVEPLTPIGSSIEPVTPIGSSVEPLTPIGPSVEPVTPIGSSVEPLTPIGSSVEPVTPIGSSAEPLTPVGSSVEPLTPIGSSVEPLTPIGSSVEPVTPIGSSVEPVTPIGPSVEPVTPIWSSVEPLTPIGSSVEPVTPIGSSAEPLTPVGSSVEPLTPIGSSVEPLTPIGSSVEPVTPIGSSVEPLTPIGSSVEPVTPIGSSVEPVTPIGSSVEPLTPIGSSVEPVTPIGSSVEPLTPIESSVEPLTPIESSVEPVTPIGSSVEPLTPIGSSVEPVTPIGSSVEPLTPIESSVEPLTPIESSVEPVIVSAEDLVPSAEPIDPIETPSSLTLAAPPTSGESMDLPVEPEVSTSPISIPAPIQSVLEESAVSQSGSASSVVLPDEMPCKMQIGPISTGDPAVPRVHLVEEPVAPQLKVFPLETHAVNEEKLKRQLREDLQKLLNEEMNIAEHNMRQQLEEEKAKAKAQAQAAARLQIQDEVQKLLEEEKASYQQTLADAIRMEKLKVQDEHLITQYYWMERKAQKLEEKEKDLENQEALFREQIAKMQEKMARFTKVTAENYKKGLEDAHKRFRRCQIKPVCSDLQSQILKCYAENKGQTMSCSNIASLYIQCVDRARQDKKLSTGG, from the exons ATGGGGGGAAATATTAGCTCGCGCCACGTTTCCTTCGACCCTGCATTTGATGAGGAGGGGGTTACATTCGTGAAGGGCATTAGG cttTCACAAAGAGTGATTGATCGTATGAAGGAGTCTCCACCTGTGGTTCACCCGCAAGCTTCACCCAAATCTTCCACCCAGTCAACAGCTCCTGTAGCTCCTCCGGTCGAGCGATTGGTTCCAGGCGAACATCAAGTACCCATAATCCCTCATCCTCCCTCATATGCCAGTACTTTGGTTCCTCCTCCTGTTTCAGTGCCAATAAAACCTTTAGTGCCTTTAGTAACTGGGACTGAGGAAACATCTGCACCACCTTTAAATCTCGTAAAGTCACCTGAAAGTCTTCCAAACCCTCCACCTACAGGTGATGAGCATGTAGCTATACTTGTACCTGACCCTCAGCCTGCTGTGCTGCCTGCTGAACCCATAAATTCTCCTTCACCAGTGTCAAGTGAACCAATAACTGCTTCTCCACGAGTGGAACCCCTAACACCTATAGGGTCCTCGGTTGAACCTGTAACACCTATAGGGTCCTCTGTTGAACCCCTAACACCTATAGGGTCCTCGATTGAACCTGTAACACCTATAGGGTCCTCTGTTGAACCCCTAACACCTATAGGGCCCTCGGTTGAACCTGTAACACCTATAGGGTCCTCTGTTGAACCCCTAACACCTATAGGGTCCTCAGTTGAACCTGTAACACCTATAGGGTCCTCTGCTGAACCCCTAACACCTGTAGGGTCCTCGGTTGAACCCCTAACACCTATAGGGTCCTCTGTTGAACCCCTAACACCTATAGGGTCCTCGGTTGAACCCGTAACACCTATAGGGTCCTCGGTTGAACCCGTAACACCTATAGGGCCCTCGGTTGAACCTGTAACACCTATATGGTCCTCTGTTGAACCCCTAACACCTATAGGGTCCTCAGTTGAACCTGTAACACCTATAGGGTCCTCTGCTGAACCCCTAACACCTGTAGGGTCCTCGGTTGAACCCCTAACACCTATAGGGTCCTCTGTTGAACCCCTAACACCTATAGGGTCCTCGGTTGAACCCGTAACACCTATAGGGTCCTCGGTTGAACCCCTAACACCTATAGGGTCCTCGGTTGAACCCGTAACACCTATAGGGTCCTCGGTTGAACCCGTAACACCTATAGGGTCCTCTGTTGAACCCCTAACACCTATAGGGTCCTCGGTTGAACCCGTAACACCTATAGGGTCCTCTGTTGAACCCCTAACACCTATAGAGTCCTCTGTTGAACCCCTAACACCTATAGAGTCCTCGGTTGAACCCGTAACACCTATAGGGTCCTCTGTTGAACCCCTAACACCTATAGGGTCCTCGGTTGAACCCGTAACACCTATAGGGTCCTCTGTTGAACCCCTAACACCTATAGAGTCCTCTGTTGAACCCCTAACACCTATAGAGTCCTCTGTTGAACCTGTAATTGTATCTGCTGAAGATCTTGTTCCATCTGCTGAACCGATTGATCCTATAGAAACTCCATCATCTCTTACTTTAGCTGCTCCGCCAACATCTGGCGAGTCCATGGACTTACCTGTTGAACCTGAGGTTTCAACCTCCCCAATCTCCATACCTGCTCCTATTCAGTCTGTCTTGGAGGAGTCTGCTGTTTCGCAGTCAGGCTCTGCTTCATCTGTGGTTTTGCCTGATGAAATGCCTTGCAAGATGCAAATAGGTCCAATTTCCACGGGAGATCCTGCAGTTCCTCGTGTTCACCTGGTTGAGGAACCTGTTGCGCCACAACTCAAGGTCTTTCCACTGGAAACACATGCTG tgaaTGAGGAAAAGCTCAAAAGGCAGCTCAGAGAAGATCTCCAGAAGCTCCTGAATGAGGAAATGAATATTGCAGAGCATAACATGAGACAACA GCTGGAGGAAGAGAAAGCTAAAGCGAAGGCCCAAGCTCAAGCTGCAGCCCGACTCCAGATTCAGGACGAGGTCCAGAAGCTTCTGGAAGAGGAGAAGGCATCCTATCAACAGACCCTGGCAGATGCCATTAGGATGGAGAAACTGAAGGTTCAGGATGAGCATCTCATAACTCAGTATTAT TGGATGGAGAGGAAG GCTCAGAAGCTGGAGGAGAAGGAGAAAGATCTGGAAAATCAGGAGGCTTTGTTTCGGGAGCAGATTGCCAAGATGCAGGAAAAG ATGGCTAGGTTCACAAAAGTTACTGCTGAAAATTACAAGAAAGGCTTAGAGGATGCACACAAGCGCTTCAG GCGATGCCAAATCAAACCAGTGTGTTCAGATCTGCAGAGTCAGATACTGAAGTGTTACGCTGAGAATAAAGGTCAGACTATGAGCTGTTCTAACATCGCGTCACTGTATATTCAGTGTGTGGACCGTGCCAGACAG gATAAAAAGCTGAGCACCGGAGGTTAG